The following are encoded together in the Mumia sp. Pv4-285 genome:
- a CDS encoding amino acid ABC transporter substrate-binding protein, whose product MSMKTTSIMRIGAILGAASLALTACGGSDSGSGDDEGPITIGVSLPLTGDFAEPGKGVQRGYEAWAADVNDAGGLLGRKVELKILDDQSNADRVVADYESLIAQDEVDLVFGPFSTRLVVPAARVADEYGMLFVEPAGAAPEVFEQGFGNLFYAAPAVANDHYNYLAEWIEALPADQRPKTAAYAAMDDPFAMGTAYGLKDKMEAAGVKTVVDEKYPPNTTDFSSIAAKIESSDADMIVGGTQYQDAVNLIVALQQLDYQPKLAAFSTAPTNPEFPEAIGDKTEGILSPTGYTTEATVATNKEFVESYTKRNGNPPGEDEANAYTTGQVVAAAVEAAGCAEQGECQQKMIDWLHENEVETVVGPLSWDADGRPQGAHMIQQYVGGEIKIVLPEDVKEADIIYPKPAW is encoded by the coding sequence ATGTCGATGAAGACAACGAGCATCATGCGGATCGGCGCCATCCTCGGCGCCGCATCCCTGGCCCTCACCGCATGCGGAGGATCTGACTCCGGCTCCGGTGACGACGAAGGCCCCATCACCATCGGCGTCTCGCTCCCCCTGACGGGTGACTTCGCCGAGCCGGGCAAGGGCGTCCAGCGCGGGTACGAGGCGTGGGCGGCGGACGTCAACGACGCCGGCGGCCTCCTCGGACGCAAGGTCGAGCTGAAGATCCTCGACGACCAGTCCAACGCGGACCGCGTCGTCGCCGACTACGAGTCCCTGATCGCCCAGGACGAGGTCGACCTGGTGTTCGGGCCGTTCTCGACCCGCCTGGTCGTCCCCGCAGCCCGCGTCGCCGACGAGTACGGCATGTTGTTCGTCGAGCCGGCAGGTGCGGCTCCGGAGGTCTTCGAGCAGGGCTTCGGCAACCTCTTCTACGCCGCCCCCGCGGTCGCGAACGACCACTACAACTACCTCGCCGAGTGGATCGAGGCCCTCCCCGCCGACCAGCGCCCCAAGACCGCGGCGTACGCGGCCATGGACGACCCGTTCGCGATGGGCACGGCGTACGGCCTCAAGGACAAGATGGAGGCCGCGGGCGTCAAGACCGTGGTCGACGAGAAGTACCCGCCGAACACCACCGACTTCAGCAGCATCGCCGCGAAGATCGAGTCGTCCGACGCCGACATGATCGTGGGCGGCACCCAGTACCAGGACGCGGTCAACCTGATCGTGGCGCTCCAGCAGCTCGACTACCAGCCGAAGCTGGCGGCGTTCTCGACCGCACCGACCAACCCCGAGTTCCCCGAGGCGATCGGTGACAAGACGGAGGGCATCCTCTCGCCCACCGGCTACACGACGGAGGCCACCGTGGCCACCAACAAGGAGTTCGTCGAGAGCTACACCAAGCGCAACGGCAACCCGCCCGGCGAGGACGAGGCCAACGCCTACACGACCGGCCAGGTCGTCGCCGCCGCCGTCGAGGCCGCCGGGTGCGCCGAGCAGGGCGAGTGCCAGCAGAAGATGATCGACTGGCTCCACGAGAACGAGGTCGAGACCGTCGTCGGGCCGCTGAGCTGGGACGCCGACGGCCGCCCGCAGGGCGCCCACATGATCCAGCAGTACGTCGGTGGCGAGATCAAGATCGTCCTCCCGGAGGACGTCAAGGAAGCCGACATCATCTACCCGAAGCCGGCTTGGTGA
- a CDS encoding dihydrodipicolinate synthase family protein: MTTTRGTVAVPRADGTWQGIELREARTFADHPAPYASRAVFAAAHVVADPFGENVPGAPAAVDWESTLAFRRHLFRYGMGVAEAMDTAQRNMGLDWPAVVDLVTRSAEQAREVGARIASGAGTDHRDELRTLAEVTDAYLEQVAAIEGAGSQVIVMASRHLAAIASTAEDYLTVYDTVLSQVSEPVVLHWLGEAFDPHLAGYWGSADVDTATATFLQLVEAHADRVDGVKVSLLSAEHEVGLRAALPEGVRLYTGDDFHYPELIRGDGTHHSDALLGAFAAVAPAASAALAALDDGDLATYDAEMAPTLALSRHIFSAPTYYYKTGIAFLAWLSGHQPGFTMVSGLQSARSVVHLSEVFALANEARLLPDPDLAAHRLGLLLETAGARP, translated from the coding sequence GTGACGACCACGCGCGGCACGGTCGCGGTCCCGCGTGCCGACGGCACGTGGCAGGGCATCGAGCTCCGCGAGGCGCGCACGTTCGCCGACCACCCCGCTCCGTACGCGAGCCGGGCCGTGTTCGCCGCGGCGCACGTGGTCGCCGACCCGTTCGGCGAGAACGTCCCCGGCGCCCCGGCGGCGGTCGACTGGGAGTCCACGCTCGCGTTCCGGCGCCACCTGTTCCGGTACGGCATGGGTGTCGCCGAGGCGATGGACACCGCCCAGCGCAACATGGGCCTCGACTGGCCCGCCGTGGTCGACCTCGTGACCCGCAGCGCCGAGCAGGCGCGCGAGGTCGGTGCGCGGATCGCCTCGGGTGCCGGCACCGACCACCGTGACGAGCTCCGTACGCTCGCCGAGGTGACCGATGCCTACCTCGAGCAGGTCGCGGCGATCGAAGGCGCCGGCTCCCAGGTGATCGTGATGGCGTCTCGGCACCTGGCGGCGATCGCGTCGACGGCCGAGGACTACCTGACGGTCTACGACACGGTCCTCAGCCAGGTCAGCGAGCCGGTCGTCCTGCACTGGCTGGGCGAGGCGTTCGACCCCCACCTGGCCGGCTACTGGGGCTCGGCCGACGTCGACACGGCGACGGCCACGTTCCTCCAGCTCGTCGAGGCGCACGCCGACCGGGTCGACGGCGTGAAGGTCTCGCTGCTGTCGGCCGAGCACGAGGTAGGTCTGCGCGCAGCCCTGCCGGAGGGCGTACGCCTCTACACCGGTGACGACTTCCACTACCCCGAGCTGATCCGCGGAGACGGTACGCACCACTCCGACGCGCTGCTCGGCGCGTTCGCGGCGGTCGCCCCAGCAGCGTCGGCCGCCCTGGCCGCGCTCGACGACGGCGACCTGGCGACGTACGACGCCGAGATGGCGCCGACCCTGGCGCTCTCGAGGCACATCTTCAGCGCACCGACCTACTACTACAAGACCGGCATCGCGTTCCTCGCGTGGCTGTCGGGCCACCAGCCCGGGTTCACGATGGTCTCGGGCCTGCAGTCGGCGCGCAGCGTGGTGCACCTGTCCGAGGTGTTCGCGCTCGCCAACGAGGCGCGGCTGCTGCCGGACCCCGACCTCGCCGCACACCGGCTCGGCCTGCTCCTCGAGACTGCAGGAGCGCGTCCATGA
- a CDS encoding RDD family protein: MNVAHSHPVGPGANLQGKPAGVVTRTIAGGIDYALAGLAVAGTYAGVAALTFLYNPVSWHWPRWPFIVLLALGALYLGGYLTACWATSGKTLGGQVMGTRVLGRHGGRVRLWRAAVRALVVVVFPIGLFWSAVNRHSRSVQDIATGTSVVYSWRTAV, encoded by the coding sequence GTGAACGTCGCGCACAGTCATCCGGTCGGTCCCGGGGCGAACCTCCAGGGCAAGCCCGCCGGTGTGGTGACCCGCACGATCGCAGGCGGGATCGACTACGCGCTCGCCGGGCTGGCGGTCGCCGGCACCTACGCGGGGGTCGCCGCGCTGACCTTCCTCTACAACCCGGTGAGCTGGCACTGGCCACGCTGGCCGTTCATCGTCCTGCTGGCCCTCGGCGCGTTGTATCTCGGCGGCTACCTCACCGCGTGCTGGGCGACGAGCGGCAAGACCCTCGGCGGACAGGTGATGGGCACGAGGGTGCTGGGACGTCACGGCGGCCGCGTACGCCTGTGGCGGGCGGCGGTGCGCGCCCTCGTGGTGGTCGTGTTCCCGATCGGTCTGTTCTGGTCGGCCGTCAACCGGCACTCACGGTCCGTCCAGGACATCGCCACGGGCACCTCCGTCGTGTACTCGTGGCGCACCGCGGTCTGA
- a CDS encoding ABC transporter ATP-binding protein encodes MTTSANPIAPPRESLATVSLSKAFGGVKAVDDATVTFHEGKVNALIGPNGSGKTTFFNCVTGMIKPDSGKVTYRGNDVTGRSPHRIARAGIGRSFQLCRIFPRMTVLENVLVAHRTDGLRSLLKGARDDDEIERARGYLRRVGIDHLERSEAADISYGQQKLLELAGVLMAEPDLIMLDEPAGGVNPALIGRIGTLIRELNAEGRTFVVVEHNMEMVMSLSDHVIVFDRGRPIAEGPPSEVQSDPRVLEAYLGV; translated from the coding sequence ATGACCACCAGCGCGAACCCGATCGCACCTCCCCGCGAGAGCCTCGCCACGGTCTCGCTCAGCAAGGCCTTCGGTGGGGTGAAGGCCGTGGACGACGCGACCGTGACCTTCCACGAGGGCAAGGTGAACGCGCTGATCGGCCCGAACGGGTCCGGCAAGACGACGTTCTTCAACTGCGTCACAGGGATGATCAAGCCCGACTCGGGCAAGGTCACCTACCGGGGCAACGACGTCACCGGACGGTCGCCGCACCGGATCGCGCGAGCAGGGATCGGTCGCAGCTTCCAGCTGTGCCGGATCTTCCCGCGGATGACCGTCCTCGAGAACGTCCTGGTCGCCCACCGCACCGACGGGCTGCGCTCGTTGCTCAAGGGTGCGCGCGACGACGACGAGATCGAGCGCGCCCGGGGCTACCTGCGGCGCGTCGGCATCGACCACCTGGAGCGGTCCGAGGCGGCCGACATCTCGTACGGCCAGCAGAAGCTGCTCGAGCTCGCCGGTGTCCTCATGGCCGAGCCCGACCTCATCATGCTCGACGAGCCCGCCGGTGGTGTGAACCCGGCTCTGATCGGTCGGATCGGCACCCTCATCCGCGAGCTCAACGCCGAGGGCAGGACCTTCGTCGTCGTGGAGCACAACATGGAGATGGTGATGAGCCTGAGCGACCACGTCATCGTGTTCGACCGCGGTCGACCGATCGCCGAAGGACCTCCGTCGGAGGTCCAGTCCGATCCGCGAGTGCTGGAGGCGTATCTCGGTGTCTGA
- a CDS encoding sugar phosphate isomerase/epimerase family protein, whose translation MTTVVDVPSGVAARVETPSVGDPRLSRLSLNQRTTAQWSLREALDGTRAAGLSSIGLWREPVAEVGLETAARWVADSGLRVSSLCRGGFFTAADPDARETAHADNRAAIDECVALGTDVLVLVPGGLPDGSKDIVGARERAAEAIGRLAPYAAERGVRLGIEPMHPIFAADRGVVSSLRQALDIAEQHPVAQVGVVVDTYHLWWEPDVEAQIARAGDRIVAYQVCDWITPIPADNLLGRGMMGDGHVDFPAFTRAVAATGYTGDVEVEIFNADVWAAPGEDVVATMARRYAELVEPYL comes from the coding sequence ATGACGACCGTGGTGGACGTCCCGAGCGGGGTCGCAGCGCGCGTCGAGACGCCGTCGGTGGGCGACCCGCGACTGTCACGCCTGTCGCTGAACCAGCGGACGACCGCGCAGTGGTCGCTGCGGGAGGCGCTCGACGGCACGCGTGCCGCGGGCCTCTCGTCGATCGGCCTCTGGCGCGAGCCGGTGGCCGAGGTCGGTCTGGAGACGGCGGCCCGCTGGGTCGCCGACAGCGGGCTGCGCGTGTCCTCCTTGTGCCGAGGCGGCTTCTTCACGGCCGCCGATCCCGACGCCCGCGAGACCGCGCACGCCGACAACCGCGCCGCGATCGACGAGTGCGTCGCGCTCGGGACCGACGTGCTCGTCCTCGTCCCCGGCGGGCTGCCGGACGGGAGCAAGGACATCGTCGGAGCACGCGAACGAGCGGCCGAGGCGATCGGCCGGCTCGCGCCGTACGCCGCCGAGCGAGGCGTCCGCCTCGGCATCGAGCCGATGCACCCCATCTTCGCTGCCGACCGCGGCGTCGTCTCCTCCCTGCGGCAGGCGCTCGACATCGCCGAGCAGCACCCCGTCGCGCAGGTCGGCGTCGTCGTCGACACCTACCACCTGTGGTGGGAGCCCGACGTGGAGGCGCAGATCGCCCGCGCCGGCGACCGGATCGTCGCCTACCAGGTCTGTGACTGGATCACCCCGATCCCGGCCGACAACCTGCTCGGGCGCGGGATGATGGGCGACGGCCACGTCGACTTCCCGGCGTTCACGCGCGCGGTCGCGGCGACCGGCTACACCGGAGACGTCGAGGTCGAGATCTTCAACGCCGACGTGTGGGCGGCGCCGGGCGAGGACGTGGTCGCGACGATGGCTCGCCGCTACGCCGAGCTCGTCGAGCCCTACCTGTGA
- a CDS encoding branched-chain amino acid ABC transporter permease codes for MPSVSKVFVAKVVVFAACAAALLTFPSWAANPYILSAGIVVLSYAVLSTSWNFVGGFTGYISLGHAAWFGLGAYGTALLITKMELSSFVAWAVAGVLVAIFAIPVGWAALRVRGASFVIVSIALVLIMLLVFQSWSDFTGGSNGLVVPRPFPDMLRPEHHETFFYLFAALLAVTLLCWWLIDRSRFGMGLKAIREDEDKAEALGIPTYSYKLVVYVVSAFFTALGGGMYALWFGDLDPVFQFSILIGSYMVLMALLGGVRQLYGPLLGALIVGTALEYFKLEFGDTQFHLVATGLLLGVVVLFMPDGIIPAGMKLVDRFTPERSSIREMTAAQLLERDEEETSERADRHTAATGAATPERTKR; via the coding sequence TTGCCCAGCGTTTCTAAGGTCTTCGTGGCGAAGGTCGTGGTGTTCGCCGCGTGCGCGGCTGCACTGCTGACCTTCCCCAGCTGGGCCGCCAACCCCTACATCCTGTCGGCCGGCATCGTCGTGCTCAGCTACGCGGTGCTCTCCACGTCGTGGAACTTCGTCGGCGGGTTCACCGGCTACATCTCGCTCGGCCACGCGGCATGGTTCGGCCTCGGGGCGTACGGGACGGCGCTGCTGATCACCAAGATGGAGCTCTCGAGCTTCGTCGCCTGGGCAGTCGCGGGCGTCCTGGTCGCGATCTTCGCGATCCCGGTCGGTTGGGCTGCCTTGCGGGTGCGTGGGGCGTCGTTCGTCATCGTGTCGATCGCGCTCGTGCTCATCATGCTGCTGGTCTTCCAGAGCTGGAGCGACTTCACGGGTGGCTCGAACGGCCTGGTCGTGCCGCGTCCGTTCCCGGACATGCTGCGTCCCGAGCACCACGAGACGTTCTTCTACCTGTTCGCGGCGCTCCTCGCGGTGACGCTGCTCTGCTGGTGGCTGATCGACCGCTCCCGGTTCGGGATGGGTCTCAAGGCCATCCGCGAGGACGAGGACAAGGCGGAGGCCCTCGGCATCCCGACCTACTCGTACAAGCTCGTCGTGTACGTCGTCTCGGCGTTCTTCACCGCGCTCGGTGGCGGCATGTACGCGCTGTGGTTCGGCGACCTGGACCCGGTGTTCCAGTTCTCGATCCTGATCGGCTCCTACATGGTGCTGATGGCGCTGCTCGGCGGCGTCCGCCAGCTGTACGGCCCGCTGCTCGGCGCGCTCATCGTGGGCACCGCTCTGGAGTACTTCAAGCTCGAGTTCGGTGACACCCAGTTCCACCTCGTCGCCACCGGTCTGCTGCTCGGCGTCGTCGTCCTCTTCATGCCCGACGGGATCATCCCGGCCGGGATGAAGCTCGTCGACCGGTTCACCCCGGAGCGCAGCTCGATCCGGGAGATGACGGCCGCGCAGCTGCTGGAGCGCGACGAGGAGGAGACGTCCGAGCGGGCGGATCGGCACACCGCCGCCACGGGCGCTGCCACACCAGAGAGGACGAAGCGATGA
- a CDS encoding glycerate kinase, with translation MTRFLVAPDKFKGSLDAAQVAASIARGLRAAGAEAVELPIADGGDGTVAAALAAGWTPVPVTVAGPTGQPVATTIARNGDDAVVEMADACGLVRLEDGPAPLTTTSRGLGEAVAAAVADGATRIVVGIGGSASTDGGAGMLAALGARVLDADGASVRDGGAGLADVASLDLDGLGLDGVSLVVACDVDNPLTGEHGAAVVYGPQKGADPDQVAALDAALARWADVVAAATGHDLRDAPGAGAAGGVGFAALALLGAETRSGAELVLDLVGLDRALDEADVVITGEGSFDEQTLRGKGPAVVAARAAARGTAVFVVCGRTTLTDDAARGAGVDRVFALQDLEPDLARCVTDAPSLLERIAADVASSVL, from the coding sequence GTGACCCGGTTCCTCGTCGCGCCGGACAAGTTCAAGGGGTCGCTCGACGCCGCCCAGGTCGCGGCTTCGATCGCTCGCGGTCTGCGCGCCGCGGGTGCCGAGGCCGTGGAGCTCCCGATCGCCGACGGCGGTGACGGTACGGTCGCGGCGGCCCTGGCAGCGGGCTGGACGCCGGTGCCGGTGACCGTTGCCGGACCCACCGGCCAGCCGGTCGCGACGACGATCGCGCGGAACGGCGACGACGCCGTCGTCGAGATGGCCGACGCGTGCGGCCTGGTCCGACTCGAGGACGGACCGGCTCCGCTGACGACGACCTCGCGCGGTCTCGGTGAGGCCGTCGCTGCGGCGGTCGCCGACGGGGCGACCCGCATCGTCGTCGGGATCGGTGGGAGCGCCTCGACCGACGGTGGTGCGGGCATGCTCGCCGCCCTCGGCGCACGGGTGCTCGACGCGGACGGTGCTTCCGTACGCGACGGGGGCGCCGGTCTCGCCGACGTCGCCTCGCTCGATCTTGACGGTCTCGGCCTCGACGGCGTGTCCCTCGTGGTCGCATGCGACGTCGACAACCCGCTCACGGGTGAGCACGGTGCCGCGGTCGTCTACGGGCCGCAGAAGGGCGCGGACCCCGATCAGGTCGCGGCCCTCGACGCGGCGCTCGCGCGATGGGCGGACGTCGTCGCGGCCGCGACGGGACACGACCTGCGCGACGCGCCCGGCGCCGGTGCCGCCGGCGGGGTCGGCTTCGCGGCGCTCGCGCTGCTCGGCGCCGAGACCCGGTCGGGTGCGGAGCTCGTGCTGGACCTCGTCGGGCTCGACCGAGCCCTCGACGAGGCCGACGTGGTGATCACCGGCGAGGGTTCGTTCGACGAGCAGACGCTGCGAGGAAAGGGTCCTGCGGTCGTCGCCGCCCGTGCCGCCGCGCGGGGGACCGCGGTGTTCGTCGTCTGCGGTCGTACGACCCTGACCGACGATGCTGCCCGCGGCGCCGGCGTCGACCGTGTCTTCGCCCTCCAGGATCTCGAGCCCGACCTCGCACGCTGCGTCACCGACGCGCCGAGCCTCCTCGAACGCATTGCGGCTGACGTGGCGTCGTCCGTGCTCTAG
- a CDS encoding DUF2505 domain-containing protein gives MKLHETADYPGATPDQVFDIIRDDEFRASVCEKIHAIAYEVTVEDGGDRVDVQIDRTMPAEMPDFIKKITGETVEVRQVESWGPPAADGSRTGTVRLTIKGQPASMDGTMTIRPVAGGSELTVDGELKVKIPLIGRKVEPEIAKAVVEALRVESAEGRARFAAG, from the coding sequence ATGAAGCTGCACGAGACCGCCGACTACCCCGGCGCCACCCCGGACCAGGTGTTCGACATCATCCGCGACGACGAGTTCCGTGCCTCGGTGTGCGAGAAGATCCACGCCATCGCGTACGAGGTGACCGTCGAGGACGGCGGCGACCGGGTCGATGTCCAGATCGACCGTACGATGCCTGCCGAGATGCCCGACTTCATCAAGAAGATCACCGGCGAGACCGTCGAGGTGCGTCAGGTCGAGTCCTGGGGCCCTCCGGCCGCCGACGGCTCACGGACGGGCACGGTGCGTCTGACGATCAAGGGCCAGCCCGCGTCGATGGACGGCACGATGACGATCCGGCCGGTCGCCGGCGGCTCCGAGCTGACCGTCGACGGCGAGCTGAAGGTCAAGATCCCGCTGATCGGTCGCAAGGTCGAGCCCGAGATCGCCAAGGCCGTCGTCGAGGCGCTGCGGGTGGAGTCGGCGGAGGGCAGGGCCAGGTTCGCCGCAGGCTGA
- a CDS encoding branched-chain amino acid ABC transporter permease, with product MDGSLLFQSLILGILLGGLYALLAAGLTLYFGIMRVVMIAHSAFLILAAYLAWWFHRETGIDPLLSLIVTVPLFFAVGVLMQRLLVARLRPVTLTMMSVLLTFAIALTIEGLLGFVFSGTQRRIQLGYSGESIEVFGAHVAVVKLITFGLAASSLAALYVIMKYTKFGQSLRATIQHKEAAQLVGIKTDRVAGYGFGLGLATAAIGGTALSLDATIYPSLHWHWIGPLMAIIVVGGLGSIPGAAIAAMVLGIGQSLLQIPMGTTWAQTIFYVALFATLMLRPQGFFGGRLAQRF from the coding sequence ATGGATGGCTCGCTCCTCTTCCAGAGCCTGATCCTGGGGATCCTGCTGGGAGGGCTCTACGCCCTCCTGGCAGCCGGGCTCACGCTCTACTTCGGGATCATGCGGGTGGTGATGATCGCGCACTCGGCGTTCCTCATCCTCGCGGCCTACCTCGCGTGGTGGTTCCACCGCGAGACCGGCATCGACCCGTTGCTCTCCCTGATCGTCACGGTCCCGCTCTTCTTCGCCGTCGGCGTCCTGATGCAGCGGCTGCTCGTGGCGAGGCTCCGACCGGTGACACTCACGATGATGTCGGTGCTGCTGACCTTCGCGATCGCCCTGACGATCGAGGGCCTGCTGGGCTTCGTGTTCTCGGGCACGCAGCGCCGCATCCAGCTCGGCTACAGCGGCGAGAGCATCGAGGTGTTCGGCGCCCACGTCGCGGTGGTCAAGCTCATCACGTTCGGGTTGGCCGCGTCGTCGCTCGCCGCGCTGTACGTGATCATGAAGTACACGAAGTTCGGCCAGTCGCTGCGTGCGACCATCCAGCACAAGGAGGCCGCCCAGCTGGTCGGCATCAAGACCGACCGGGTGGCGGGCTACGGCTTCGGCCTCGGTCTGGCCACCGCGGCGATCGGCGGCACGGCGCTGTCGCTCGACGCGACCATCTACCCGTCGTTGCACTGGCACTGGATCGGCCCGTTGATGGCGATCATCGTCGTGGGCGGCCTGGGGAGCATCCCCGGCGCCGCGATCGCCGCGATGGTGCTCGGCATCGGGCAGAGCCTGCTGCAGATCCCGATGGGGACGACGTGGGCGCAGACCATCTTCTACGTGGCGCTGTTCGCCACGCTGATGCTGCGGCCGCAAGGATTCTTCGGAGGTCGTCTTGCCCAGCGTTTCTAA
- a CDS encoding Gfo/Idh/MocA family protein, whose amino-acid sequence MAQQSVRIVMNGVTGRMGYRQHLLRSILAIRDEGGVELPDGSRLQVEPVIVGRNADKLAELAERHGIAEWTVDVDEALADETAPIYFDALVTSERKKSLLKAIAAGKAIYTEKPIAETVGEGVEIARAADAAGILNGVVHDKLYLPGLLKLRRLVDAGYFGRILSVRGEFGYWVFEGDLIPAQRPSWNYRAEDGGGMVLDMYCHWNYVLENILGKVEKVTTRAVTHIPKRWDEKGEAYEATADDAAYGIFELEGGIVAQINSSWAVRVNRDELVEFQVDGTEGSAVAGLFGCKVQSRVRTPKPVWNPDLPTDQVFRDQWSEVPDNQEFANGFRAQWEEFLLDWHAGRPHRHDLWSGVRGLQLVDAALESSREGRTVSIEETA is encoded by the coding sequence ATGGCACAGCAGAGCGTCCGGATCGTCATGAACGGCGTCACCGGTCGGATGGGGTACCGCCAGCACCTGCTCCGCTCGATCCTCGCGATCCGGGACGAGGGCGGCGTGGAGCTGCCCGACGGGAGCCGCCTCCAGGTCGAGCCGGTGATCGTCGGCCGCAACGCCGACAAGCTCGCCGAGCTCGCCGAGCGTCACGGCATCGCCGAGTGGACGGTGGACGTCGACGAGGCCCTGGCCGACGAGACCGCGCCGATCTACTTCGACGCCCTCGTCACGTCGGAGCGCAAGAAGTCGCTCCTCAAGGCGATCGCGGCCGGCAAGGCGATCTACACCGAGAAGCCCATCGCCGAGACCGTCGGCGAGGGGGTCGAGATCGCCCGTGCGGCTGACGCCGCAGGCATCCTCAACGGCGTCGTCCACGACAAGCTCTACCTGCCGGGCCTGCTCAAGCTGCGCCGGCTGGTCGACGCCGGCTACTTCGGCCGCATCCTGTCGGTGCGGGGCGAGTTCGGCTACTGGGTCTTCGAGGGCGACCTCATCCCCGCCCAGCGTCCGAGCTGGAACTACCGCGCCGAGGACGGCGGCGGGATGGTCCTCGACATGTACTGCCACTGGAACTACGTCCTCGAGAACATCCTCGGCAAGGTCGAGAAGGTGACGACCCGCGCGGTCACGCACATCCCGAAGCGCTGGGACGAGAAGGGCGAGGCCTACGAGGCGACCGCGGACGACGCGGCGTACGGCATCTTCGAGCTCGAGGGCGGCATCGTCGCGCAGATCAACTCCTCGTGGGCGGTCCGCGTCAACCGGGACGAGCTCGTCGAGTTCCAGGTCGACGGCACGGAGGGCTCCGCAGTGGCGGGCCTCTTCGGGTGCAAGGTGCAGTCTCGGGTGCGCACGCCGAAGCCGGTCTGGAACCCGGATCTCCCGACGGACCAGGTCTTCCGGGACCAGTGGTCCGAGGTGCCCGACAACCAGGAGTTCGCGAACGGGTTCCGCGCGCAGTGGGAGGAGTTCCTCCTCGACTGGCACGCCGGTCGTCCGCACCGCCACGACCTGTGGTCGGGTGTGCGCGGGCTCCAGCTGGTCGATGCCGCGCTGGAGTCGTCGCGGGAGGGCCGGACGGTGAGCATCGAGGAGACGGCGTGA
- a CDS encoding ABC transporter ATP-binding protein yields the protein MSDYLLELNDIEAGYGRAALVLRGLTVKVPAGSVVCLVGPNGAGKSTVLKVASGLLTPRSGSVVVDGVDVTGQGPQAMLASGLAHVLQGHSVFREMTVEENVMLGAFTVRDKAKVAERMEFVQSLFPIVGERWKQLAGLLSGGQQKQVEFARSLMVSPKVVLLDEPSMGLDPKTTATVFDQVVRMRNAGIAVLLVEQNARRALETADVGCVLDLGRVHISGPAPELLADPQLGALYLGGRPSEPAHAQATPAETATRENG from the coding sequence GTGTCTGACTACCTGCTCGAGCTCAACGACATCGAGGCCGGGTACGGGCGCGCCGCGCTCGTGCTCCGCGGCCTCACCGTGAAGGTGCCCGCCGGTTCGGTGGTCTGCCTCGTCGGCCCGAACGGCGCCGGCAAGTCGACCGTCCTGAAGGTGGCCAGCGGACTGCTGACCCCACGGTCGGGGTCGGTCGTCGTCGACGGCGTCGACGTGACCGGTCAAGGCCCCCAGGCGATGCTCGCCTCGGGTCTCGCCCACGTCCTCCAGGGGCACAGCGTGTTCCGCGAGATGACGGTCGAGGAGAACGTCATGCTCGGCGCGTTCACCGTGCGCGACAAGGCGAAGGTGGCGGAGCGGATGGAGTTCGTCCAGTCGCTCTTCCCGATCGTCGGAGAGCGGTGGAAGCAGCTCGCCGGCCTGCTGTCCGGTGGACAGCAGAAGCAGGTCGAGTTCGCCCGCTCGCTGATGGTGAGCCCGAAGGTGGTGCTCCTCGACGAGCCGTCGATGGGCCTCGACCCCAAGACGACCGCCACGGTCTTCGACCAGGTGGTCCGCATGCGCAACGCGGGCATCGCCGTGCTCCTCGTCGAGCAGAACGCCCGACGCGCCCTCGAGACCGCCGACGTCGGCTGCGTGCTCGACCTGGGACGCGTCCACATCTCGGGCCCCGCGCCCGAGCTCCTCGCCGACCCCCAGCTCGGTGCGCTCTACCTCGGCGGGCGTCCGAGCGAGCCCGCCCACGCACAGGCCACGCCGGCCGAGACCGCCACACGAGAGAACGGGTGA